A window from Cellulomonas sp. C5510 encodes these proteins:
- the glyA gene encoding serine hydroxymethyltransferase: MSAETTPLLDQNLSQVDPEIAAVLDGELARQQGTLEMIASENFVPRAVLQAQGSVLTNKYAEGYPGRRYYGGCEQVDIAENLAIARAKDLFGAEHANVQPHSGATANAAVLHALASAGDRILGLELAHGGHLTHGMKINFSGKLYDVGAYGVNPDTFLIEPEAIREAALKHRPQVIIGGWSAYPRHLDFAAMREIADEVGARLWVDMAHFAGLVAAGLHPSPVPYADVVSSTVHKTIGGPRSGFILSREEYAKKIDSAVFPGQQGGPLMHVIAAKAVSFKIAAGDDFKDRQQRTIDGARIIADRLVSPEVAAAGVSVLTGGTDVHLVLVDLRSSSLDGQQAEDLLHDVGITVNRNAVPFDPRPPRVTSGLRIGTPALATRGFGDAEFTEVADIIATALTAGAAADVEALRARVAKLADAFPLYPGLQQY, translated from the coding sequence ATGAGCGCCGAGACCACGCCCCTGCTCGACCAGAACCTGTCCCAGGTGGACCCGGAGATCGCGGCGGTCCTGGACGGGGAGCTCGCCCGCCAGCAGGGCACGCTCGAGATGATCGCGTCCGAGAACTTCGTCCCGCGTGCCGTCCTGCAGGCCCAGGGCTCCGTGCTGACCAACAAGTACGCCGAGGGCTACCCGGGCCGCCGCTACTACGGCGGCTGCGAGCAGGTCGACATCGCCGAGAACCTCGCGATCGCCCGCGCGAAGGACCTGTTCGGCGCCGAGCACGCCAACGTCCAGCCGCACTCCGGCGCCACCGCGAACGCGGCCGTGCTGCACGCCCTCGCCAGCGCCGGCGACCGCATCCTCGGCCTCGAGCTCGCGCACGGCGGTCACCTGACGCACGGCATGAAGATCAACTTCTCCGGCAAGCTCTACGACGTCGGCGCGTACGGCGTGAACCCGGACACGTTCCTCATCGAGCCGGAGGCGATCCGCGAGGCCGCCCTCAAGCACCGCCCGCAGGTCATCATCGGCGGCTGGTCCGCCTACCCGCGGCACCTCGACTTCGCCGCGATGCGCGAGATCGCCGACGAGGTCGGCGCGAGGCTCTGGGTCGACATGGCGCACTTCGCCGGCCTCGTGGCCGCGGGGCTGCACCCGTCGCCCGTGCCGTACGCGGACGTCGTGTCGTCCACCGTGCACAAGACGATCGGCGGCCCGCGCTCGGGCTTCATCCTGAGCCGCGAGGAGTACGCGAAGAAGATCGACTCCGCGGTGTTCCCGGGCCAGCAGGGCGGCCCGCTCATGCACGTCATCGCCGCGAAGGCCGTGTCGTTCAAGATCGCCGCTGGCGACGACTTCAAGGACCGCCAGCAGCGCACCATCGACGGCGCGCGGATCATCGCCGACCGGCTGGTCTCGCCCGAGGTCGCCGCCGCGGGCGTGTCCGTGCTGACCGGTGGCACCGACGTGCACCTGGTGCTGGTGGACCTGCGGAGCTCGTCGCTGGACGGCCAGCAGGCCGAGGACCTCCTGCACGACGTCGGCATCACGGTGAACCGCAACGCGGTGCCGTTCGACCCGCGCCCCCCGCGAGTCACCTCCGGCCTGCGCATCGGCACCCCGGCGCTCGCGACCCGCGGGTTCGGCGACGCCGAGTTCACCGAGGTCGCGGACATCATCGCGACCGCGCTGACCGCCGGTGCCGCCGCCGACGTCGAGGCGCTGCGGGCGCGCGTGGCGAAGCTGGCCGACGCGTTCCCGCTGTACCCCGGCCTGCAGCAGTACTGA
- a CDS encoding isochorismatase family protein — translation MTAGIGRAAADDAPSPGGRDTTSPGGHDAPSPGGHDTTSPGAHDTTSPGAHDTTSPGAHAPTAGSGATPGRAVLVVVDMQPVFADPGSPWAAPRFAEALPVVRSLAEAAGAERTVFTRFVAPERPTGAWVAYYADWPFALQPEDAPAYAVVPELADLAARAPVVTATTFGKWGPDLAAHVGPGDTMLLAGVSTDCCVLSTALAAADAGVAVRVVAQACAGADDAAHARALDAMRLYAPLADVIDATTARAVLATTPA, via the coding sequence GTGACGGCCGGGATCGGGCGGGCCGCCGCGGACGACGCCCCGTCGCCGGGCGGGCGGGACACCACGTCGCCCGGCGGGCACGACGCCCCGTCGCCGGGCGGGCACGACACCACGTCGCCAGGCGCGCACGACACCACATCGCCAGGCGCGCACGACACCACATCGCCGGGCGCGCACGCCCCGACGGCCGGGTCCGGCGCGACGCCGGGGCGGGCGGTCCTCGTCGTCGTCGACATGCAGCCGGTGTTCGCCGACCCGGGCAGCCCGTGGGCGGCACCGCGGTTCGCCGAGGCCCTGCCCGTCGTGCGGTCGCTCGCCGAGGCCGCCGGCGCCGAGCGGACGGTGTTCACGCGGTTCGTCGCGCCCGAGCGTCCCACCGGCGCGTGGGTGGCGTACTACGCCGACTGGCCGTTCGCCCTCCAGCCGGAGGACGCCCCCGCGTACGCGGTCGTCCCGGAGCTCGCCGACCTGGCGGCGCGCGCCCCGGTCGTGACCGCCACGACGTTCGGCAAGTGGGGTCCCGACCTCGCGGCCCACGTCGGCCCCGGGGACACGATGCTGCTGGCCGGCGTCTCCACCGACTGCTGCGTGCTGTCCACCGCGCTCGCCGCCGCGGACGCCGGCGTGGCGGTCCGCGTGGTCGCGCAGGCGTGCGCGGGCGCCGACGACGCGGCTCACGCCCGCGCGCTCGACGCGATGCGGCTCTACGCCCCGCTGGCCGACGTGATCGACGCGACCACGGCCCGCGCGGTCCTGGCGACGACACCCGCCTGA
- a CDS encoding bifunctional methylenetetrahydrofolate dehydrogenase/methenyltetrahydrofolate cyclohydrolase, whose translation MTAKTLDGKATAAAIKTELAARVRVLAERGVTPGLGTLLVGEDPGSVSYVAGKHRDCAEVGIASIREDLPADATQEQIEAAVQRLNEDPACTGFIVQLPLPRGIDTNRVLELVDPDKDADGLHPTNLGRLVLRVNEEIDSPLPCTPRGIIELLTRHGVSLAGADVTVIGRGTTVGRSIGLLLTRRAVNATVTLTHTGTADLAEHTRNADVIVAAAGVPGILTADLVKPGAVVVDVGVSRVSDPETGRSRIAGDVDAGVAEVAAWVSPNPGGVGPMTRAMLLANVVEAAERQA comes from the coding sequence ATGACGGCGAAGACGCTCGACGGCAAGGCCACGGCCGCCGCGATCAAGACGGAGCTCGCGGCGCGCGTGCGGGTGCTGGCGGAGCGCGGCGTCACGCCCGGGCTCGGCACCCTGCTGGTGGGGGAGGACCCGGGGTCGGTGTCCTACGTCGCCGGCAAGCACCGCGACTGCGCGGAGGTCGGCATCGCCTCGATCCGCGAGGACCTGCCCGCCGACGCCACGCAGGAGCAGATCGAGGCCGCCGTGCAGCGGCTGAACGAGGACCCGGCGTGCACCGGGTTCATCGTGCAGCTCCCGCTGCCGCGCGGCATCGACACCAACCGGGTGCTCGAGCTCGTCGACCCCGACAAGGACGCCGACGGCCTGCACCCGACCAACCTCGGGCGCCTGGTGCTGCGGGTCAACGAGGAGATCGACTCCCCGCTGCCCTGCACGCCGCGCGGCATCATCGAGCTGCTGACGCGGCACGGGGTCTCCCTCGCGGGGGCGGACGTCACGGTCATCGGGCGCGGCACCACGGTCGGGCGGTCCATCGGGCTGCTGCTGACCCGCCGCGCCGTGAACGCGACGGTGACCCTCACGCACACGGGGACCGCCGACCTCGCGGAGCACACCCGGAACGCCGACGTGATCGTGGCCGCCGCCGGCGTGCCGGGGATCCTCACGGCCGACCTGGTGAAGCCGGGCGCCGTGGTGGTCGACGTGGGCGTCTCCCGGGTGTCCGACCCGGAGACGGGCAGGAGCCGGATCGCCGGTGACGTCGACGCCGGCGTGGCCGAGGTGGCCGCGTGGGTGAGCCCGAACCCCGGCGGCGTCGGGCCGATGACCCGCGCGATGCTGCTCGCGAACGTCGTCGAGGCGGCCGAGCGCCAGGCCTGA